A genomic segment from Papilio machaon chromosome 10, ilPapMach1.1, whole genome shotgun sequence encodes:
- the LOC106718061 gene encoding casein kinase I-like isoform X1 codes for MELRVGNKYRLGRKIGSGSFGDIYLGTNIVTREEVAIKLECIKTRHPQLHIESKFYKLMQGGVGIPAIKWCGSEGDYNVLVMELLGPSLEDLFNFCSRRFSLKTVLLLADQLITRIEDIHYRNFIHRDIKPDNFLMGLGKKGNLVYIIDFGLAKKYKDPRTQQHIPYRENKNLTGTARYASINTHLGIEQSRRDDLESLGYVLMYFNRGSLPWQGLKAATKRQKYERISEKKLSTPFDELCKNHPIEFQLYLKYCRRLRFEERPDYSHLRQLFRTLFHRQGFTYDYVFDWNMLKFGGPRGNYLPGGNDRTLRRHEQNQEPETTAGAAGQPSTTVAAISEWR; via the exons atggaGCTGCGTGTCGGTAATAAATACCGACTTGGTCGTAAAATTGGCTCTGGATCTTTTGgagatatttatttag GAACCAACATTGTGACAAGGGAGGAGGTTGCAATCAAACTagaatgtattaaaacacgaCATCCACAGTTACACATAGAGagtaaattttacaaactaaTGCAAGGAGGAG TTGGTATTCCTGCAATAAAATGGTGTGGCTCAGAAGGCGACTACAATGTGTTAGTGATGGAGTTGCTAGGTCCTTCTCTTGAGGATCTCTTCAATTTCTGTTCGCGCCGATTCTCTCTCAAGACTGTTCTCCTACTAGCAGATCAACTTATCACCCGCATTGAAGATATACATTACAGGAATTTCATTCATAG AGATATAAAGCCTGATAATTTTCTCATGGGATtaggaaaaaaaggaaatttagTGTACATAATAGATTTTGGTTTAGCAAAGAAGTACAAAGATCCCCGAACCCAGCAGCATATTCCATACagagaaaacaaaaacttaacag GCACAGCGAGATACGCATCTATAAACACACACTTGGGCATCGAGCAGTCTCGTCGCGACGACCTGGAGTCGCTGGGCTACGTGTTGATGTACTTCAACCGCGGCAGCCTGCCCTGGCAGGGCCTCAAGGCTGCCACTAAACGACAGAAATACGAAAGAATATCCGAGAAGAAATTGTCCACGCCCTTTGATGAATTATGTAAA AACCATCCGATCGAATTCCAATTATACTTGAAGTACTGCCGGCGACTGCGTTTCGAGGAGCGGCCCGACTACAGCCACCTGCGTCAGCTCTTCCGCACTCTCTTCCACCGGCAAGGGTTCACATATGACTATGTCTTCGATTGGAATATGCTCAAATTTG GAGGTCCACGGGGCAACTACCTGCCCGGCGGCAACGACCGCACCCTTAGACGTCACGAGCAGAACCAGGAGCCGGAGACCA CTGCAGGCGCGGCCGGCCAGCCCAGCACGACGGTGGCGGCCATCTCGGAGTGGCGGTGA
- the LOC106718144 gene encoding L-xylulose reductase: MDKYFEEKRILVTGGCSGIGRGVVLELWRLGANVVALSHQADNLYKLKSEYPSIETACVDVRDWDRTRQVVDSLGVFHGLVNCAGVGLMEPFLECKPTTFDASISINTKAILNISQVVAKKMIDNKIKGSIVSISSQASKAGFHDHVAYSASKGAVDAMTRVMAVELGPHGIRANAVNPTVVLTELGREVWADQTKAKQMMSKIPLGRFSEVHEVVNAIIFLLSDKANMINGVELPIDGGFLAT, encoded by the exons atggataaatattttgaagaaaaaCGGATACTGGTCACAGGAGGATGTTCAG GTATCGGAAGAGGTGTTGTTTTAGAACTATGGCGGTTGGGTGCGAACGTCGTAGCCTTATCACACCAAGCTGACAACCTTTACAAGTTGAAAAGTGAATATCCGTCGATAGAAACCGCCTGTGTCGACGTCCGCGACTGGGATAGAACGCGTCAAGTCGTCGATTCCCTCGGGGTTTTCCATGGATTGGTCAATTGCGCGGGAGTGGGATTAATGGAGCCATTCCTGGAGTGTAAGCCGACAACTTTCGATGC GTCTATTTCTATTAACACAAAAGCTATTCTCAACATATCTCAAGTGGTCGCAAAAAAGATGATTGACAATAAAATCAAGGGTTCCATAGTTAGTATATCTTCACAAGCATCAAAG GCGGGATTCCACGACCACGTGGCATACAGCGCGTCTAAAGGCGCAGTAGACGCAATGACGCGCGTAATGGCCGTGGAACTGGGGCCGCACGGCATCCGCGCCAACGCCGTCAACCCCACAGTGGTACTGACGGAGCTGGGCCGCGAAGTGTGGGCGGATCAAACGAAGGCAAAACAGATGATGTCCAAAATACCACTCGGCAG ATTTAGTGAAGTCCACGAAGTGGTGAACGCAATAATATTTCTACTGAGTGACAAAGCGAACATGATAAACGGAGTCGAACTACCCATCGACGGCGGATTCCTAGCGACgtag
- the LOC106718061 gene encoding casein kinase I-like isoform X2, with amino-acid sequence MELRVGNKYRLGRKIGSGSFGDIYLGTNIVTREEVAIKLECIKTRHPQLHIESKFYKLMQGGVGIPAIKWCGSEGDYNVLVMELLGPSLEDLFNFCSRRFSLKTVLLLADQLITRIEDIHYRNFIHRDIKPDNFLMGLGKKGNLVYIIDFGLAKKYKDPRTQQHIPYRENKNLTGTARYASINTHLGIEQSRRDDLESLGYVLMYFNRGSLPWQGLKAATKRQKYERISEKKLSTPFDELCKNHPIEFQLYLKYCRRLRFEERPDYSHLRQLFRTLFHRQGFTYDYVFDWNMLKFGPRGNYLPGGNDRTLRRHEQNQEPETTAGAAGQPSTTVAAISEWR; translated from the exons atggaGCTGCGTGTCGGTAATAAATACCGACTTGGTCGTAAAATTGGCTCTGGATCTTTTGgagatatttatttag GAACCAACATTGTGACAAGGGAGGAGGTTGCAATCAAACTagaatgtattaaaacacgaCATCCACAGTTACACATAGAGagtaaattttacaaactaaTGCAAGGAGGAG TTGGTATTCCTGCAATAAAATGGTGTGGCTCAGAAGGCGACTACAATGTGTTAGTGATGGAGTTGCTAGGTCCTTCTCTTGAGGATCTCTTCAATTTCTGTTCGCGCCGATTCTCTCTCAAGACTGTTCTCCTACTAGCAGATCAACTTATCACCCGCATTGAAGATATACATTACAGGAATTTCATTCATAG AGATATAAAGCCTGATAATTTTCTCATGGGATtaggaaaaaaaggaaatttagTGTACATAATAGATTTTGGTTTAGCAAAGAAGTACAAAGATCCCCGAACCCAGCAGCATATTCCATACagagaaaacaaaaacttaacag GCACAGCGAGATACGCATCTATAAACACACACTTGGGCATCGAGCAGTCTCGTCGCGACGACCTGGAGTCGCTGGGCTACGTGTTGATGTACTTCAACCGCGGCAGCCTGCCCTGGCAGGGCCTCAAGGCTGCCACTAAACGACAGAAATACGAAAGAATATCCGAGAAGAAATTGTCCACGCCCTTTGATGAATTATGTAAA AACCATCCGATCGAATTCCAATTATACTTGAAGTACTGCCGGCGACTGCGTTTCGAGGAGCGGCCCGACTACAGCCACCTGCGTCAGCTCTTCCGCACTCTCTTCCACCGGCAAGGGTTCACATATGACTATGTCTTCGATTGGAATATGCTCAAATTTG GTCCACGGGGCAACTACCTGCCCGGCGGCAACGACCGCACCCTTAGACGTCACGAGCAGAACCAGGAGCCGGAGACCA CTGCAGGCGCGGCCGGCCAGCCCAGCACGACGGTGGCGGCCATCTCGGAGTGGCGGTGA
- the LOC106718133 gene encoding D-erythrulose reductase, which produces MEISFKGKRILVTGAGQGIGRGIAVELWRAGANIVALSRTRSHLETLQSEYPSIDIVDVDLADWEKTRAVVESLGHFDALVNNAAVAICEPFLNCTPGDFDKTFDINVKAVLNISQVVARKMVENKTHGAIVNISSQASKAALKDHAIYSASKAALDALTRAMALELGPHGIRVNAVNPTVIMTAMAKVGWSDPDKAAEMKAKIPLGRFGEVSEVVNAVVFLLSERSSMINGVELPIDGGFLAT; this is translated from the exons ATGGAAATATCGTTTAAGGGAAAGCGAATACTAGTTACCGGCGCTGGGCAAG GTATCGGTCGAGGTATAGCAGTTGAACTTTGGCGAGCTGGAGCAAATATAGTAGCACTTTCGAGAACAAGATCTCATTTAGAAACCCTACAAAGTGAATATCCCTCTATCGATATAGTCGATGTGGATTTAGCCGATTGGGAAAAAACTCGGGCTGTTGTTGAATCATTAGGACATTTTGATGCTTTAGTGAACAATGCAGCTGTTGCAATTTGTGAACCATTTCTCAATTGCACCCCTGGGGACTTCGACAA gacttttgatataaatgtaaaagctGTCCTGAACATTAGTCAAGTGGTTGCACGGAAAATGGTAGAGAATAAGACCCATGGAGCAATTGTCAATATATCTTCTCAAGCTTCAAAG GCAGCTTTGAAAGACCATGCTATTTATAGCGCATCAAAAGCTGCACTTGATGCATTGACCCGTGCTATGGCATTAGAACTTGGCCCACATGGTATTCGAGTAAATGCAGTCAACCCAACAGTCATTATGACAGCAATGGCCAAAGTTGGATGGTCAGATCCGGATAAAGCTGCAGAGATGAAAGCTAAAATACCACTGGGAAG GTTTGGAGAAGTATCTGAAGTAGTAAATGCTGTAGTTTTCTTGCTAAGTGAAAGATCTAGTATGATTAATGGTGTTGAATTGCCCATTGATGGGGGATTCCTTGCCACATAG
- the LOC106718184 gene encoding UPF0764 protein C16orf89 homolog has product MLKDDSAQIYSIRDFNKGRLKKWLRSNFKMHEYVEDMDTITMPREKYAQLTESAKGYHIVMKTSDVCIARVIYESEPIDVSEVKSCRSDKYCYKGIHSTPSISYYLTHRLLNIMLRNQVRRCYMTSVAEDDSLMDQLCSFMYREAVYLARRGFFARDLFLEHLTLCGMLGYEEFHRRNWYKKIVSWMDQKGCIKESRNFNYNSTAIFIKRIGEGNKLVKHVRKKFYRDLLEDCDTHPMALLMVVLAHGIRYAAHHLPFNN; this is encoded by the exons ATGCTCAAAGATGACAGTGCTCAAATATACtctattcgcgatttcaacaAGGGTCGGCTGAAGAAATGGCTTCGTAGTAATTTTAAGATGCATGAGTACGTCGAAGATATGGATACTATCACGATGCCCAGAGAGAAATACGCGCAGTTGACGGAGTCGGCGAAAGGATATCATATTGTGATGAAAACTTCAG ACGTATGTATAGCTCGGGTCATATACGAGTCGGAACCAATAGACGTCTCCGAGGTGAAGTCGTGTCGTTCGGACAAGTATTGTTACAAAGGTATCCACTCTACCCCTTCAATATCATATTACTTAACTCACAG ACTTCTGAATATAATGCTACGAAACCAGGTGCGTCGTTGCTACATGACTAGTGTCGCTGAGGACGACTCCCTCATGGACCAGCTATGTTCCTTCATGTACAGAGAGGCAGTATACTTAGCACGAAGAGGATTCTTTGCCAGGGACTTATTTTTAGAACAct TAACGCTTTGCGGGATGTTAGGCTATGAAGAATTCCATCGTCGTAATTGGTACAAGAAGATCGTAAGTTGGATGGATCAGAAGGGCTGTATTAAAGAATCACGTAACTTCAACTATAATAGCACTGCTATATTTATCAAGCGTATTGGAGAAGGCAACAAACTAGTCAAACACGTTAGAAAGAAGTTCTACAGAGACCTTCTTGAGGATTGTGATACTCATCCTATGGCACTTCTTATGGTCGTACTTGCTCATGGGATTAGATACGCGGCCCATCATTTACCTTTCAATAATTGA
- the LOC106718129 gene encoding L-xylulose reductase, translated as MEISFRGKRVLVTGAGQGIGRGIAEQLWRTGAKVVAVSRTRSHLETLQNEYPSIDIVELDVGDWDKTRKVIESLGHFDALVNNAGIGLCQPFLECTPEAFDTTMNINLKSIINVSQVVAKKMIENKTQGAIVNVSSQASKAALKDHTIYSASKAGLDAITRAMALELGPYGIRVNAVNPTVIMTAMGRIGWADPDKANTMLSKIPLGRFGEVSEVVDAVLYLLSDKASMINGVELPIDGGFLAT; from the exons ATGGAAATATCATTCAGAGGAAAAAGGGTTCTTGTGACAGGTGCCGGTCAAG GCATTGGTCGCGGAATAGCAGAACAGCTGTGGCGTACTGGAGCTAAAGTGGTTGCCGTCTCCCGCACACGATCACATCTCGAAACCCTACAGAACGAATATCCTTCGATAGATATCGTGGAACTCGATGTAGGCGACTGGGATAAGACCAGAAAAGTTATCGAATCACTAGGACATTTCGATGCCCTCGTCAATAACGCTGGAATCGGATTGTGCCAACCTTTCCTTGAATGTACACCAGAAGCCTTTGATAC AACTATGAATATTAATCTGAAGTCTATCATCAACGTCAGTCAGGTTGTTGCTAAGAAAATGATAGAGAATAAAACTCAAGGAGCCATCGTTAATGTTTCCTCACAAGCATCTaag GCAGCGCTTAAAGACCATACAATCTACAGCGCTTCTAAAGCTGGACTGGATGCAATAACGCGAGCTATGGCGTTGGAACTAGGCCCATACGGTATCAGAGTGAACGCTGTGAACCCAACCGTCATCATGACAGCGATGGGTAGAATAGGTTGGGCTGACCCGGATAAAGCCAACACGATGCTCTCGAAAATACCACTAGGAAG ATTTGGAGAAGTATCGGAGGTGGTTGACGCAGTGCTATACTTGTTGAGCGACAAAGCGAGCATGATAAACGGAGTAGAGTTGCCAATTGATGGTGGATTTCTTGCTACATGA
- the LOC106718108 gene encoding uncharacterized protein LOC106718108: MGRLQKCCCCASTKTGTLITAVLGIILSIITIVLVWVVNRHEISFRTFIFAEEFDKKLAALDIPRIILTINLCFTILICFLLIVAVHKRRSWLMLPWVVLGIVLAIGLLISVLHTAITYYLDDQDHVILATAILVGGLLYLCLYLYLWAVVFSHYLDVRDEEERGRYTKAPYKR, translated from the exons ATGGGGAGACTGCAGAAATGCTGTTGCTGCGCCTCAACAAAGACGGGTACACTGATCACCGCAGTGTTAGGCATCATCTTGTCTATAATCACCATAGTCCTCGTGTGGGTGGTGAACAGACACGAAATATCCTTCAGAACCTTCATATTCGCTGAAGAGTTTGATAAAAAACTGGCAGCATTAGACA ttcCGAGAATAATCCTGACAATTAACTTATGTTTCacaattttgatttgtttCCTACTTATCGTCGCAGTACATAAG CGACGGTCATGGCTTATGCTGCCATGGGTGGTGCTGGGCATCGTGCTGGCGATCGGACTCCTAATCAGCGTGTTGCACACCGCCATCACCTACTACCTGGATGACCAGGACCACGTCATTCTCGCTACAGCCATACTCGTCGGCGGTTTGCTCTACTTGT GTCTATACCTATACTTATGGGCGGTTGTCTTCAGTCACTACCTGGACGTACGTGATGAGGAAGAACGAGGCAGATACACAAAAGCTCCGTACAAACGATAG